CAGCGAGCCCGATGCCCCAACAGAAGCCCCACACCAACCTCAGTAGCAATGACACACTCATCCTTCTCTGAGACGACGTACACCGACTGGTACTTGGTGTCTTTCGACAAGGAGTACGTGGAATCCGGCCTTTTCCGTTCTGATGCTTCCCCACTAAAGAGGAGACAGGAGGACCACTGTGAGCTTGGAGGAACACCCAGCCCCCTGAACCATCCGTGCCTCCATCCCACCTGCACCCCAACCCTGCCTGGTGCCCCACGCACCCCTTCAGCGTTGCAGGTCCCTTCTCCATGCCCATGCAGCTGTGGGGCTCGGGCCTGGTCTCACGCTTGCTGTGGGTATCCCTGGCAGGGTCCTCATTCTTGAGGTCCTGCACTAGGTTGTAGTCCACAGCAGGGTAGCGGGCCTTGAAGCCACCCTTGTCGGTGCCATGGTCACCGTGCACATCCGCCTTCTTGTTGGTGTTCTTGACTTGGGGGGACCCGATGACACTGACCGACACGTCCTTCTCACGATGGCAGCTGGCCAGGTTGTTCATGGTCTCCGCCTCTGCCCGGCACGCATCCCCCAGCAGCTGCCGCTTCTGTACCTTCAGCCGCACGCAGACGCCCACGGCCGCACAgcccagcaacagcagcagcaccagCACAACACCGGCACAGACGGCAATCCATGGGAACTGCCCACCCGGGGCCTCCAGGTAGCGCTCAGTGAGGTCCACCACCACAGGCCCCGGCTCGGGCAGCAGGAACTGACAGTTAGGGCCGCCGTAGCCACGAGCGCACTCACAGACATAGCGCCGGCCCCTCTCGTGGCAGGTGGCCCCATTGTGGCAGGGCCCGTGCTCGCACCTGCTGACCGGGGCACTGCAGTTCTTGCCCGTGTACCCTGGGGGGCAGGTGCAGGAGTAGTCGTTGACACCGTCCTGACAGGTGCCGCCGTTGACACAGGGTAGGGACGCACAGTCGTCCACGTTGCCGTTGCAGTGCTGCCCCGAGAAGCCAGCCGGGCACCGGCACAGGTAGGAGCTGCCCAGGTCCACACACTGCGCCCCTGGAACACAGCAGGGACGGCATCACTCACCTCCTCGGCACCTGCTCACACGTCTACCACGTGTCTGGCACCGGGTGGACCTCAGAGACACAAAGACAAATGAAAGACAGCCTTTGGCCTCAGTGAATTCACAGTTGAAAGCAATATGCCCTATCTCCCCAATTATTAACCCACTGGGAAGAGTCCCAAGTTCAGCTGACAAAGTGAAACTAATCGTCAGAGCTGTGTCtggagcagctgagtgctgaCAGGTGCTGCGCAAATCACTTTACCTGCACCACTGCATTCAGCCTTTACAGAACCCAGAAAGAGGCAGAGGCTCACTAGACCCAgcatacagataaggaaactgaggcttccaGAGGGCCAGGCTCCCGCCCACAGCTACACAGTCAGACAGAAGAAGAGCAGGAATTGAAATCAGAAGGGAGGATGcaaagagaagggagggaggcagggcagaGAGGTCTTGTCATTTCAGCCAAGTTTCCTAACCCTCCTACCCTGCCTCTAAAAATAAAGCATCTAATGCCTTAACTGGTTTAGGGAGTGAAAACAAACCAGAGACACAACTTGACCCACAGGCCCTGCCGTGtggcacacagaaagcaaagtcaAATGCTTTTTCCACTGACAGGCCCCTCTGACCACTGTGCCTAAACAGGGGGCCTCAGCAGAGTCAGGGCCAGGCCCGTCCAGCATTTCCATGCTGCGCTTGCTCTGGGGTTTTGTTCTGCTCCAGCAGTAGCAGGAGGCGCCCTGTCAGCAAACCACACTTCCTTCCGTGTTCCCACGCCCCGGCACCAGACTGCTGTGTATAGAAACGACGGGCCAGAGCCGGGCTTCCCTCCACACAAAGGGCACTGGTGCCATGTGAGCAAGGCCGAGGAGTTAGGGGCCAGTCGGGCATCAGGCACCAAAGAGCAGTGTCAGCTCAAGCGCTCACTTCAGCCCTGCTTTAGGTTTTCCCTACTTAACACGAGGGTGAAAGCCCTGCCTGCTTATCCCTGCTAGGTGTTGAGGACGCAAGGATAAGGTTTCTACAGAGTTCTTGACCACTCAGAGAAAAGCACACTGTGAAGTCTCTCAAAAGTGATGATACTCAGAAAAACAAAcgagttgccgtcgagtcaactgtgattcatggcaaccccacatgtcagaatagaactctgctccgtgaggttttcaatggctaattttcggaagtagattatctggcctttcttccaaggcacctctgggtagacttgaaccacccaccttccagttagtagatgagcgtgttaaccattggtgccacccaACATGACAGCAGCTGGGTGAGATGGAATGTGTCTTGGCTACCTGCTGCAgctctctgcagcctgtgagccgcGGGCGGCTTCTCTTACCATTGGAGCAAGGTGAAGAGCTGCAGTAGTCGATCTTCTTCTCGCAGTTAAAGCCAGAGTAGCCCACCGGGCAGTGGCAGGTGTAACCCCCATCAGGGTTGTCTGAGCACCGCCCCCCGTTGAAACAAGGGCCGTCAGCACAGGTCATTGCACTCAGCTCACAGTGCTTGCCGTAGAAGCCAGGTGGGCAGGTGCATGAGTAGCTGTTTTCAAGATCCTACGTAACAAAGATTAAAAACACTTTCTGAAGTCACTCCCAGAGATGCTCTTTCTAACAGGGATCCGAGGTCAGGCCCCCCCGCGTGCGAGCCAGCCCTGCCACTACGTACCGTGCAGCTTCCTCCATTCTTACACGGGCCAGCATCGCACTCATCGATCTCGCTCTCACAGTTGGCGCCCGTGTACCCGGGCCGGCAGGAGCAGGTGTAGCTGCCCTGGCCCGTGTTGGTGCAGGTGGCTCCGTTCTCACAGGGCTTGTGGTGGGTGCAGTAGTTCAGATCTGCGGGTGGGTGGGATGCATGTCAAGTCAGGAAGACTGGCTGCAGTGGCCACCGTGCAAGGGAGGCTCTCGGGGAGGAGGGCAGGAAGGCTCAGGCAGGATGCTCACCCTGGTTGCAGAAGAGGCCACCCCAGCCCTCCTGGCAATTGCATTGCCACGGCTGCTGGCAGGTGCCGTGGAGGCAGCCAGGGTACCGAATGCACTGGTCACAGTACCGACCCTGCCAGCCGACCCTGCACCTGGAGGACAGGAAGCACTGTCAGAGGGTGGTCCTCACAGCTTCCAGCGGCACCCACAAGGTTCTATGATGGCTTTGGAGCTTTCGCACATGCCAGGCCTACCCTCCCCTACCCCCGGGTTCTGAGTCCACTGCCACATGGCGCAGCCTGAGGGCCAGTGTTTAAACGCTCCCCACATGATCCTGGTGTGCTGCCAAGTTGGAGAACCCCAGAGCTAAACGCCCTCATTTTCTATGCCAACCTTTTTAAACAGCTACCTGTATCTCCCGTGGCCATGAGAAGCTCAGTGACCCCACGCCCACACGTTTATCCAGTACAAACACCAGACTAGgactccctcctcctgccccccAGCTGGGGACGCGTCACACACACTGGGTGGAAGGCACCCAGGAGGCAGAGAAGAGGAAAGCCTCGCAAACTCACTTGCACTCCCCTGGCCGGTCGCAGAAGCCATGCTGCTCGTCACACCCAGGCAGGCAGATCGCTGAGGGAAACAAGAGGCGGGAGGCACCCTGTGGCCGTAGGGTCTCCTCTACTTGCCCGCCCCGCCCAAGTCCCAGCCGAGTTAATCTCCACAATCTGGTGGGGTATTGATCCATCCTGCCTGCTAACTGCGGACCGCACTTAGCCCTCTCAACAGCATTCTTCCTACCACAGTTGCACACGGACAAAAGAGGGCTCAAAAGCCCCCACCCTCACCCACCCCCTTTTCTTCTCAGAGGGTCAGAAGTCCTTTCCCCCTCCAACCCCTCCCCCACTTCCCAATTCTAAGCACAAAGCTCCACCTCTTAATATCCAGAAAGTGTGTGTACAGATAAGAGTGGACAGCTGGTATGCAGGGTGCCAGGGCAGGACAGCTGCTCTATTGTCTACGCTCTCCCAGCAGCTGCCCCAGGGCAACAATACAGCCTCCCTTCCCCTGGCCCCCCTCCGTGCATCCTGCgtgcacacacgcgcacacacgcacacacgtgtgCCCATCACGGACCCGCCCGTGCTGGCCAGAGAGAGCTAATCTATGGCACGCGCAGCGGGGCAGGGAGTGGCCAAGTATCTGAATAAGAAGGAAAAGTTGAAGTTTATGGCTGCCCAGCGGGGGAGGAAGAAGGCGAGGGTGGGCGCAGCAGGTGGCCTGGGAGGGTTTGGGGCGAGCCGCTGGGCAAGACGAGCTGGTTCACTTGCCTGGTTATGAAACGCATTAAGCAACGGGCCCCAAGTGTTTAAAACGACAAAGCCAGCCCTGGACCATGCTTGGCTTAAACGGGGCTTGCAGAGCCAGGCCTGAGGCCTAGTGACTGAGGACATGAGAAAGGTGCTTGCCAAGTGGATAAGCCACCCCTCcccagacacagagacagaccaGGCCCTGCACCTCCCAGGCTGTGGCTCCAAGCCTAAGAGCCAGCTTGAGGCTCACCTATTCCCCCTGACTGGGATTTCTGGAGAGTTCTAGGACTCACTGGCTACTGACCACAGGGAGAATCTGAGCCCTCTGGGACAGGCGGCCCAAGGGCCAAGAGAGACCTGCCCGGAATCTAAccagccccacccccatccctggcGACTTTGTTTCCTGCAAAGTTCTGCCCCGCACTGCCCAGTTGTGACGTTTCAGCACCTAGTAAGCCCGCAGAGAAAGCTGGATTCACTGCTACAGCACCATAACACCTCTTTTCAGGCTGGGTGCTGCGTGAGCCTTTGAACAAGCACAGGACACACCAAAGCCACAATGCAGATGGGGGACACTGTGCCCCCCTCCAGGCTTTGGCTGTGACTGTCCTTGTGGACAAGTGCTTCAAAACCACATTGTCCACAGATGACACCAGTAACACTGGCTCCGGGTGCCCCTGCACCTTCAACTCCAGTGTCTGTTTCTGTGTTTGCATTGAACAAGGGGAATACACACAGAGAGCGACTTGCAGAATGTGCCTAACAGACAGGGAGTGTGTGTCACCTGGGAGATTTGGAAATACAGCTATGGGGGCGGTGGGGGCACCAGCACTCGATAGAAAACGATGCAATTCCAGATGAGAGGCTGTCACAGCAGAAACTCTGGTTTAGAGCCTGCCCCTACAGTAAGTActctgttccttccttccttcctctcctcccacccTACTACACACCCTGGGGCAGTACAGGCTTATTTCCTGACCCCTAGCCCCATGTCGAAACCATCCCTGATTAAGAAGGGCAGCTTCCGATGGTGGCTAAGCACTCTTGGAGGCTGTGACATCCCAGAAACTGGGGAGAACGCAGGGCGCTCTGCCCTCAACTATCTCcccacctcagaaggaaggccccaACACCACCGCCCCCCCCCGCGCCCCCCCGCCCCGGCTGAGAACCGTGGGAGGccgccagccctggggcagagactcACGCTCGGTGCAGTACTGGCCCTTCCAGCCGGGGTTGCAgactttctctcctctctccccgcAGGTGAAGTGGCCGAACGCGTCGTCCCGGGGGCGGCAGAAGACAGAACAGCCCTCCCCGTAGTAGTGCTCGTCACACACGAAGCGGTAGGCGTACTTGAGGTCCGTGCGGCCGCTGCTGTGCAGGTCCTGGGACCACTCCTCGCCCACCGTCAGGTGCCGCTGCGTGGCCAGGCGGCTGATGAGCCGCTCCGGGTTTTCTGTGGGGTGGGAAATGGAGGTGAGGGGCAGCAGGGTGGGGCGCGGGGTCATCACCAGGAGACCAGAGACGCTGGGGAACGCGCTCTTCCGTCCTAAACTTTCTGAATGGACGTGCAGAATGAGAGGGTTTGCTTCTGGAACACCAAATGACAAAggtgcaaagtcctggagttttTCTGGAATTTGTTTACCTGTTGTGAGGTCATCCGGAGAATCCGTGTGGAGAGCTTCAATGATCAGAGAGAAGGTGCCCTGGAAGAGAGAAGGAGGTGTAAggtaaaggacaaatattcaaaAACACAGCCTAGCCATAGAGGCAGCCTGGTAACGGTAGCCGGAGCCTGTGCCCCGGGGAGGGAGATCCCCTGCATATCTTTTGCTTATTTTGCTTGTTTTCACTTTCCTTAAGGAAATCgaaaaactttttaaagaacGGTTTCCTGCCATGTTTTTTCAGTCTGTTATACGGgatattatgttttaaaaaaagattgtgCGCAGGAGGGGCGGTGGGTGGGAAGGGCTGGATGGCAGTTGTCCTCAGTATCCTGGGTATAAAACCAcgatgtgggggcggggggggagggaggcCCGAAGGGAAACCCCGGGCCTGTCACCTGGGCTGTCCCTGTTCCAGCAGCCCCAGGCCAAGGAGCAGGGCCGAGGAGTCCCCGCACGAGGCTCCCTTCCGTGTGGGAGTCGGGCCGTGCGGACGTGCCCATGGTTTGCTGGGTTTGGGCCCTCAGCCTCTCCGCCTGCCCCTTCCGGCCGCCCTCGGCCCCCTCGACCTCCCAGCGTCTGGCCCATCCCGGGCGGCGTTACTCACCGGCCAGGTGAAGCCGAAGGGGAAGCGGATGGGATTGCTGAAGGCCGCGTGGCCGCCACCCGCGCCGTCAGGCAGGCTGAAGGAGTCAACGCCCAGCACGGGCGTGACGGCGCTGCCGTAGGTGCAGGGCGGCTCCGGGGACACACTGGCCTGATAATGCTTGAGGCACACGCGGAAGAAGGTCCTGCACTCGCATTGCGGTGGCCCCGCGCCCCCCGCCGCGCTGCGGCAGCAATTGCGGTTCCCCAGAGGCCCCTTCTTGTTGACGAACTCCTGCAGCTTCAGCTCGAAAACCCCTGAGCTCCAGACCTGTGCCGGGGAAGGGCAGTGAGCGCCGGGCCAAGCGCACCCATCGCCCCGGCACCCACTCGCTGGCTCTCCTCTCCCGGATTCACTTTCCCACCAACAGTTTGCTTGGCCTGTCGGGCTCCCGCCCTCTCCGCCTCTGCGCTCAGGGCCAGTCTGTGTGCGCCCGCGCCCCGGGTACCCTCGCCTGGCACAACAGGCTCTGGGGCGACCCACCTGAACTGCAGGGCTCAGGTACCCCCCCCCACCTGAAACAGCACTGCCCAGGTACCCCACCTGACACAGCATGCCCTGCGGTGACCCCCCCCCCGACGCAGCATTATCTTGGGTAACCCCGCCTGACACAGCAGGACCCAGTTATCCCCACCAGAACAGCTGGCCCCGGGTATTCCCATCTGAATACAGCCCTGGGTGACCCACCTGGCACAGTAGGGCCGAGACCACGGCGAGGGCCAGTGTGCACGGACGGCCCATGGCGTGCACGGGCTCAGCTCGCTTACTTTCCGggtttcctccccaccccaccacttCCCCCCTCCCCTTCTTAAAATGTCGGGCAATTAAAAGAGGATGAAGGTGTTTCCAAAAGCGCAGACAAACGAAACGCCGGTGTTTTGCCCGAGGCAGGGGTAAGAAGGACTGGCTCTCCCCGACTCGCCCCCTGCCCTGTCCAGCTGGAGTCGCCTCCCGGCGGCCGACAGCGCAGGGTGGCCGCTCTCAGGGGGAGGGGGGCGCGCTCGCAGGGCGCAACTTTCGgttttcctccctctcttctaGCCCGCGGGAGGCTCGCCGTCCTCTTCCTGGTTTTGTCTCTGGTTTCTTCACAGGGAGAATGAACAAGGAGCGAGAAAGCACGCAGATACTGAGCTTAATTCCCAAGCGTTGCAAGCGGCCTCCCAGGCCGATTAGAACGCGGCGACCTGGAAATCCCTGCCAGTCAGGCGATAATCCCGGCGCCCGAGGAGCGGAGCGGTCGGCTGCTGGCGCCGTGGCGGGGTGCGCGGGCCGACGGAGGCGCGATCCTTTTCCGGGTGCACcggccggcggcggcggcgggcgctGTTTCGGGGTGCGCGGGCGGGTGCGCCCTGTAGATAGCAACCCCGGCGCCACTCGGCCGCGCGGCAGTCCTGGGAGCACTTGGCGCCGCCTCTCCCGGGCCGCAGTGAGGACACGAGTCTTTCCCAcgaatccacccaaaggctcGCAGGGTCGGCGAGCAGCCGTGTCGCGGGGGAGGGCTGTGCTGGCGCGTCCTCCGGCGGTCCCTGCGCGGCCGGCCTGGTCTTCGAGAGCGAGCGCCGCGGAACTGCGTCCCGCCGGCGCCCGCCGCCCTTATATACAGCCGGCCCTCCGCATGGCTAATGAGATGCAAATGAGCAGCCCCCCAATCTGGCGAGAGCTGTCACAAAGGAGCCACTTTTTCCAAACCCTCCTCTCAATGGCTCGCCAAATGGTCAGTGAGCTGTAAAATGTGCaatccccgccccgcccccaccgCTCCCAcctccgccccgcccccgccctccCCGCACCGCGCGCTCATTTACATTCCTGCGAACCCGCGCGCTCAGGCCGCCCGGCCCCTCCGCTCCCGCCGGTCCCCCGCCGCCGGTGCTGGTCCCCACGCGCCCGCGCCGCCCCCTCCGCGCGTGCCCGGCGCAAACAcgcggacacacacacacaggaaagcGCGGGCGCCTTGTCTCCGCAGCCGCACAGCGTCCAACTTCTGCCAGCCGGACGCGGCGTCTCGCAAAGCGCCGGGACGCGGCGCGCTGCCGAGGGACACACTCCTTGCTCCgcctgggggagggggcggggccgggacCATGTCTCGGAGGCCCTGAGTCCCGGCGGCGCCGATCCCCTGCCCAGTGAGGCCTTCCCGGGAGGAGCCGCCAGCTGGCGGAAGGGCAGGGGGCACTGCCGGAGAGGTGTAGGCGGCGGGCCGGAGGCCGAGTGGGGCGCGCGCCACGGCCGGGGCTGGAAGCTCAGGAAGGCTGGCACCGACACACCTCCTGGCGGAGCAGGCGACCCTGCGTCGGGAAGGGCAGCCGGCGGGGGGGGAGCGGGGCGGGAGCGCGCGGCGCCTGGGGTCCCCGCGCCTGTCGACGGGCGCTCCGGGCTTGAGAGCTGGAGCTTGGAACGGCCCCCGCCCCTCCACACAGCCTCCCCGGCGCCGTCCCCGCACTGCCCGGCCGTCCCTCTCAGGTTTCGGCCTCCCTCTCTCCGGGCACTTTCCCCCCTCGGCCTCCGTCGGTTTGGTAAAAAGTGAGTTTGGTGTGTGTCGTTCGCGTGGCTGTCATTAGGCAGTTTGTTATTGTGCGCGGGCTGAATCAGTGGGCCTTTGTGCGCTCAGCTGTATGGTAATGCGGCCAGCACCTGCTCCCGCACAATGCGCGCGGAGAAAGAGCTCCCCTCGGCGCACGCCGCGGCCGCTGCCACAATGTGCAGCCCGCGCCCGGCCCGCccagcccccacccaccccagcacCGCACGGTGTTATTTTTGTGCCTGTCTATCGGacgctggaaatttttttttttttttaagggaaatgaAGTTTATTGGGAGGGCCGAGCACACACGCATCACAATGAGTTACCCATATTGCTCCTGTGCTTCCAGGGCGGCGGTGGCAGCAGGAAGGTTGGGGTAGGCACTCCTAACTCAGCAGAGGCTTGTGCTAGAGTGGGCTTGGGGGTTTCTttcccacccctcctccctcAACCGCATCTCGCTCCCAACCCCCGCGGCAGCTTCACTGGGAAGCCAGGTGTGAGCGTGCGAGTACAGGTCGCTCCGATCTTAGCGGATCACTCAGCCCCGGCTAAGCCGCGAGTGCGGtgggccaccaggccttgctGTAGGGTGGGCCGCGCTAGACGCCGCGTCTTAGCCTCTTTAGGATGCAAACGTGCATTTCACTGAAAAAGCTATCCTGATCACAAATTGTCAGAATGCACAGAAAGGGAAGGCGATCCTCCAACGCCAAGAAAAATTGCGGGAAACGGCCACTTAAAGCGCCACTCGGTGACGTGGCGGTCCCTCGAGGCACTGGGGCAACTGGGGCCGAAATTGTATAGCTCTCCTTCAGCGGCCCCGCTGGGCCCTGCCGCCCTTCTCCAGATACCTGCGAAGTTCCAACAGGGTCAGCAGAGTCGTAAACGTCAGGTTCCCCCCAGCGGCCCCCTAGCGAGGCAGCGTGCAGGGTGCGAGGCCCGCGTCCCACTGGGAACCCCCGCTCGGCTCAGAACAGACGGAGGCTTCGAGAGGTGCCGCTGCCGCTTTAGTGCCTCTGGGATCCCCTCTAGGCCGCGCTTCGCGGCTCTGTGGGGCTTGCTACACCACCACAGCCTGGGCCGGAGCGAATCCTAATTTACTCTTGCCACCTAGTGTCAGCATCCTTTTTCACTCGCTCGATGTTTCCGCTGAAGCTAATTTCCGAGAACTCTGCTTCCTCCAGTAGGGAGGGTGTTCCGTGTGCCGGGGTgtgtgggggcggggtggggtcAGGAAGCCAAGGAGATGCTCGGGACGAAATGAAATATCAGGAATCTTTTA
This is a stretch of genomic DNA from Elephas maximus indicus isolate mEleMax1 chromosome 1, mEleMax1 primary haplotype, whole genome shotgun sequence. It encodes these proteins:
- the DLL1 gene encoding delta-like protein 1 isoform X1, giving the protein MLCQVGYLGSAVSGGGGYLSPAVQVGRPRACCARRGYPGRGRTQTGPERRGGEGGSPTGQANCWWESESGRGEPASGCRGDGCAWPGAHCPSPAQVWSSGVFELKLQEFVNKKGPLGNRNCCRSAAGGAGPPQCECRTFFRVCLKHYQASVSPEPPCTYGSAVTPVLGVDSFSLPDGAGGGHAAFSNPIRFPFGFTWPGTFSLIIEALHTDSPDDLTTENPERLISRLATQRHLTVGEEWSQDLHSSGRTDLKYAYRFVCDEHYYGEGCSVFCRPRDDAFGHFTCGERGEKVCNPGWKGQYCTEPICLPGCDEQHGFCDRPGECKCRVGWQGRYCDQCIRYPGCLHGTCQQPWQCNCQEGWGGLFCNQDLNYCTHHKPCENGATCTNTGQGSYTCSCRPGYTGANCESEIDECDAGPCKNGGSCTDLENSYSCTCPPGFYGKHCELSAMTCADGPCFNGGRCSDNPDGGYTCHCPVGYSGFNCEKKIDYCSSSPCSNGAQCVDLGSSYLCRCPAGFSGQHCNGNVDDCASLPCVNGGTCQDGVNDYSCTCPPGYTGKNCSAPVSRCEHGPCHNGATCHERGRRYVCECARGYGGPNCQFLLPEPGPVVVDLTERYLEAPGGQFPWIAVCAGVVLVLLLLLGCAAVGVCVRLKVQKRQLLGDACRAEAETMNNLASCHREKDVSVSVIGSPQVKNTNKKADVHGDHGTDKGGFKARYPAVDYNLVQDLKNEDPARDTHSKRETRPEPHSCMGMEKGPATLKGGEASERKRPDSTYSLSKDTKYQSVYVVSEKDECVIATEV
- the DLL1 gene encoding delta-like protein 1 isoform X2, with translation MGRPCTLALAVVSALLCQVWSSGVFELKLQEFVNKKGPLGNRNCCRSAAGGAGPPQCECRTFFRVCLKHYQASVSPEPPCTYGSAVTPVLGVDSFSLPDGAGGGHAAFSNPIRFPFGFTWPGTFSLIIEALHTDSPDDLTTENPERLISRLATQRHLTVGEEWSQDLHSSGRTDLKYAYRFVCDEHYYGEGCSVFCRPRDDAFGHFTCGERGEKVCNPGWKGQYCTEPICLPGCDEQHGFCDRPGECKCRVGWQGRYCDQCIRYPGCLHGTCQQPWQCNCQEGWGGLFCNQDLNYCTHHKPCENGATCTNTGQGSYTCSCRPGYTGANCESEIDECDAGPCKNGGSCTDLENSYSCTCPPGFYGKHCELSAMTCADGPCFNGGRCSDNPDGGYTCHCPVGYSGFNCEKKIDYCSSSPCSNGAQCVDLGSSYLCRCPAGFSGQHCNGNVDDCASLPCVNGGTCQDGVNDYSCTCPPGYTGKNCSAPVSRCEHGPCHNGATCHERGRRYVCECARGYGGPNCQFLLPEPGPVVVDLTERYLEAPGGQFPWIAVCAGVVLVLLLLLGCAAVGVCVRLKVQKRQLLGDACRAEAETMNNLASCHREKDVSVSVIGSPQVKNTNKKADVHGDHGTDKGGFKARYPAVDYNLVQDLKNEDPARDTHSKRETRPEPHSCMGMEKGPATLKGGEASERKRPDSTYSLSKDTKYQSVYVVSEKDECVIATEV